One window of Xylocopa sonorina isolate GNS202 chromosome 9, iyXylSono1_principal, whole genome shotgun sequence genomic DNA carries:
- the LOC143427308 gene encoding neprilysin-1 isoform X2, with protein sequence MKAETSNGYLRASVISEQNEISPVSGQEAPATSPLQVTYGPCGNTTTTVLQHSGSSRSQQLLRALAVVFLATCFFIPLLLALTTSRQCVQERRPNVCMTEECIRTAASLLSAMDRTAEPCVNFFQFACGTWNRRHVIPDDRSSISTFGVLADQLQVILKRILEEPPNHEDNNATLKAKMFYKSCMDIPRIREIGDLPLKKTLELLGGWPAVVGASWRAPPYPVEVLLGRLRGEYNEGVFLEQWVGPDDKNSSANILQVRRQSKAPWSMTAEYKNGIYILDQMQLALPSRDYYLKKSSEAQLKAYHRYMTNVAVLLGANPETAASEFDRVINLEKQLANSSIPEADRHDTSAIYRKLTLGELQREIPQLKWRAYLQEFIRAPITEEEPIVAYAMPYFVRMGSIVQRTDRRTLHNYILWRLVMSIMPHMIDEYQQKRVEFRKILLGILSERNRWSQCVEWTNKKLGMAVGALFIRDNFNHESKTALEMIHTIREAFNELLAENHWMDNETRAVAKSKADSMNERIGYPEFLKDPVELSKEYVMLNITENHFLENVLAVLKYDAYQNLEKLRKPVDKDKWSTEPAVVNAFYNPNKNDIVFPAGILQPLFYSQHFPKSLNYGGIGVVIGHEITHGFDDKGRQFDKDGNMMQWWNNATVKAFRERAQCIVDQYSRYKLQEVDLYINGRMTQGENIADNGGLKQSFRAYKKWVSAHGEEPLLPGVALTHDQLFFLNYAQIWCGSMRPEDALTKIRSSVHSPGPIRVLGPLSNSEDFARAYGCPPGSPMNPTQKCNVW encoded by the exons ATGAAGGCTGAAACCAGCAACGGATACCTGAGGGCGAGCGTGATCAGCGagcagaacgagatatcgcctgTGTCCGGCCAGGAGGCTCCCGCGACCAGTCCTCTTCAG GTGACATATGGTCCCTGCGGAAACACTACGACCACGGTTCTCCAGCATTCCGGAAGCAGCAGGAGCCAGCAATTGCTTCGCGCCCTGGCCGTCGTATTCCTGGCCACTTGTTTCTTCATCCCGCTGCTGCTGGCGTTGACCACGAGCCGCCAATGCGTGCAGGAGAGGA GACCAAACGTTTGCATGACGGAGGAATGCATCAGGACAG CCGCCAGTCTGCTGTCCGCGATGGATCGGACGGCAGAACCGTGCGTGAACTTCTTCCAGTTCGCGTGCGGCACGTGGAATCGTCGCCACGTGATCCCGGACGATCGAAGCTCGATCAGCACGTTCGGGGTGCTCGCAGATCAGCTGCAAGTGATTCTGAAGCGTATCCTCGAGGAGCCGCCCAATCACGAGGACAACAACGCCACTTTGAAGGCGAAGATGTTCTACAAATCGTGCATGGACATCC CTCGTATAAGGGAGATAGGAGACCTTCCACTGAAGAAGACTCTGGAGCTGCTGGGCGGCTGGCCAGCGGTGGTTGGAGCCTCCTGGAGGGCGCCCCCGTATCCTGTCGAGGTTCTGCTTGGCCGACTACGCGGCGAGTACAACGAGGGTGTGTTTCTGGAGCAGTGGGTCGGACCAGATGACAAGAACTCCTCAGCCAACATCCTCCAGGTGCGCCGGCAAAGTAAGGCCCCTTGGTCGATGACTGCAGAGTATAAAAATGGGATTTATATT CTGGACCAAATGCAGCTGGCGTTGCCCAGTAGAGACTATTACTTAAAGAAGAGCAGCGAGGCTCAACTGAAGGCGTATCATCGTTACATGACGAACGTTGCCGTGCTGTTGGGTGCTAATCCTGAGACCGCTGCGAGCGAGTTCGATCGTGTGATCAATCTGGAGAAACAGTTGGCTAAT TCGTCGATACCGGAGGCTGACAGGCACGATACATCCGCCATTTACCGGAAACTGACGCTGGGCGAACTGCAGCGTGAAATCCCGCAACTAAAATGGCGGGCGTACCTCCAAGAATTCATCAGAGCTCCCATCACGGAGGAGGAGCCGATCGTTGCGTATGCCATGCCGTATTTCGTCAGAATGGGCAGCATCGTTCAAAGAACTGATCGAAG AACTCTCCACAATTACATTCTCTGGCGATTGGTGATGTCGATAATGCCTCATATGATCGACGAGTACCAGCAGAAGAGGGTCGAGTTCCGTAAGATCTTGTTGGGTATACTAAGCGAGAGGAACAGGTGGTCTCAGTGCGTCGAATGGACGAACAAGAAGCTGGGCATGGCTGTCGGTGCTCTTTTCATTCGCGACAATTTCAATCACGAAAGCAAG ACGGCACTCGAGATGATACACACAATACGAGAGGCGTTCAACGAGCTACTAGCTGAGAATCATTGGATGGACAATGAGACCAGAGCTGTGGCGAAAAGCAAAGCTGACTCCATGAACGAGAGAATCGGCTACCCGGAGTTTCTGAAGGACCCTGTAGAGTTGTCCAAGGAATACGTGATG TTGAACATCACGGAGAATCATTTCCTTGAGAACGTGTTGGCCGTGCTGAAGTACGATGCTTATCAGAATTTGGAGAAACTGCGGAAGCCAGTCGACAAGGACAAGTGGTCCACAGAGCCAGCCGTGGTGAACGCCTTCTACAATCCCAATAAAAACGACATTG TCTTTCCAGCAGGAATTCTTCAGCCCCTCTTCTACTCGCAGCATTTTCCAAAATCTTTGAACTATGGCGGCATTGGGGTGGTGATTGGCCACGAGATCACCCATGGCTTCGACGACAAGGGACGCCAATTCGACAAGGACGGAAACATGATGCAATGGTGGAACAACGCCACCGTGAAAGCGTTTAGAGAACGCGCCCAGTGCATCGTCGATCAATACTCCAGATACAAATTACAGGAAGTCGATCTGTACATCAATGGTAGGATGACTCAGGGAGAGAATATCGCTGACAACGGAGGACTCAAGCAATCATTTCGT GCGTACAAGAAGTGGGTGTCTGCGCACGGAGAGGAACCCTTGCTTCCTGGCGTCGCTCTTACCCACGATCAGCTGTTCTTCTTGAACTACGCTCAGATTTGGTGCGGTTCGATGAGACCAGAGGATGCACTGACAAAAATACGAAGCAGCGTTCACTCGCCGGGTCCCATTCGGGTCTTGGGCCCTCTGTCCAATAGCGAGGACTTCGCTAGGGCCTATGGCTGTCCACCTGGCTCGCCAATGAACCCGACGCAGAAGTGCAACGTTTGGTAG
- the LOC143427308 gene encoding neprilysin-1 isoform X1 gives MKAETSNGYLRASVISEQNEISPVSGQEAPATSPLQVTYGPCGNTTTTVLQHSGSSRSQQLLRALAVVFLATCFFIPLLLALTTSRQCVQERRPNVCMTEECIRTAASLLSAMDRTAEPCVNFFQFACGTWNRRHVIPDDRSSISTFGVLADQLQVILKRILEEPPNHEDNNATLKAKMFYKSCMDIPRIREIGDLPLKKTLELLGGWPAVVGASWRAPPYPVEVLLGRLRGEYNEGVFLEQWVGPDDKNSSANILQVRRQSKAPWSMTAEYKNGIYILDQMQLALPSRDYYLKKSSEAQLKAYHRYMTNVAVLLGANPETAASEFDRVINLEKQLANSSIPEADRHDTSAIYRKLTLGELQREIPQLKWRAYLQEFIRAPITEEEPIVAYAMPYFVRMGSIVQRTDRRTLHNYILWRLVMSIMPHMIDEYQQKRVEFRKILLGILSERNRWSQCVEWTNKKLGMAVGALFIRDNFNHESKETALEMIHTIREAFNELLAENHWMDNETRAVAKSKADSMNERIGYPEFLKDPVELSKEYVMLNITENHFLENVLAVLKYDAYQNLEKLRKPVDKDKWSTEPAVVNAFYNPNKNDIVFPAGILQPLFYSQHFPKSLNYGGIGVVIGHEITHGFDDKGRQFDKDGNMMQWWNNATVKAFRERAQCIVDQYSRYKLQEVDLYINGRMTQGENIADNGGLKQSFRAYKKWVSAHGEEPLLPGVALTHDQLFFLNYAQIWCGSMRPEDALTKIRSSVHSPGPIRVLGPLSNSEDFARAYGCPPGSPMNPTQKCNVW, from the exons ATGAAGGCTGAAACCAGCAACGGATACCTGAGGGCGAGCGTGATCAGCGagcagaacgagatatcgcctgTGTCCGGCCAGGAGGCTCCCGCGACCAGTCCTCTTCAG GTGACATATGGTCCCTGCGGAAACACTACGACCACGGTTCTCCAGCATTCCGGAAGCAGCAGGAGCCAGCAATTGCTTCGCGCCCTGGCCGTCGTATTCCTGGCCACTTGTTTCTTCATCCCGCTGCTGCTGGCGTTGACCACGAGCCGCCAATGCGTGCAGGAGAGGA GACCAAACGTTTGCATGACGGAGGAATGCATCAGGACAG CCGCCAGTCTGCTGTCCGCGATGGATCGGACGGCAGAACCGTGCGTGAACTTCTTCCAGTTCGCGTGCGGCACGTGGAATCGTCGCCACGTGATCCCGGACGATCGAAGCTCGATCAGCACGTTCGGGGTGCTCGCAGATCAGCTGCAAGTGATTCTGAAGCGTATCCTCGAGGAGCCGCCCAATCACGAGGACAACAACGCCACTTTGAAGGCGAAGATGTTCTACAAATCGTGCATGGACATCC CTCGTATAAGGGAGATAGGAGACCTTCCACTGAAGAAGACTCTGGAGCTGCTGGGCGGCTGGCCAGCGGTGGTTGGAGCCTCCTGGAGGGCGCCCCCGTATCCTGTCGAGGTTCTGCTTGGCCGACTACGCGGCGAGTACAACGAGGGTGTGTTTCTGGAGCAGTGGGTCGGACCAGATGACAAGAACTCCTCAGCCAACATCCTCCAGGTGCGCCGGCAAAGTAAGGCCCCTTGGTCGATGACTGCAGAGTATAAAAATGGGATTTATATT CTGGACCAAATGCAGCTGGCGTTGCCCAGTAGAGACTATTACTTAAAGAAGAGCAGCGAGGCTCAACTGAAGGCGTATCATCGTTACATGACGAACGTTGCCGTGCTGTTGGGTGCTAATCCTGAGACCGCTGCGAGCGAGTTCGATCGTGTGATCAATCTGGAGAAACAGTTGGCTAAT TCGTCGATACCGGAGGCTGACAGGCACGATACATCCGCCATTTACCGGAAACTGACGCTGGGCGAACTGCAGCGTGAAATCCCGCAACTAAAATGGCGGGCGTACCTCCAAGAATTCATCAGAGCTCCCATCACGGAGGAGGAGCCGATCGTTGCGTATGCCATGCCGTATTTCGTCAGAATGGGCAGCATCGTTCAAAGAACTGATCGAAG AACTCTCCACAATTACATTCTCTGGCGATTGGTGATGTCGATAATGCCTCATATGATCGACGAGTACCAGCAGAAGAGGGTCGAGTTCCGTAAGATCTTGTTGGGTATACTAAGCGAGAGGAACAGGTGGTCTCAGTGCGTCGAATGGACGAACAAGAAGCTGGGCATGGCTGTCGGTGCTCTTTTCATTCGCGACAATTTCAATCACGAAAGCAAG GAGACGGCACTCGAGATGATACACACAATACGAGAGGCGTTCAACGAGCTACTAGCTGAGAATCATTGGATGGACAATGAGACCAGAGCTGTGGCGAAAAGCAAAGCTGACTCCATGAACGAGAGAATCGGCTACCCGGAGTTTCTGAAGGACCCTGTAGAGTTGTCCAAGGAATACGTGATG TTGAACATCACGGAGAATCATTTCCTTGAGAACGTGTTGGCCGTGCTGAAGTACGATGCTTATCAGAATTTGGAGAAACTGCGGAAGCCAGTCGACAAGGACAAGTGGTCCACAGAGCCAGCCGTGGTGAACGCCTTCTACAATCCCAATAAAAACGACATTG TCTTTCCAGCAGGAATTCTTCAGCCCCTCTTCTACTCGCAGCATTTTCCAAAATCTTTGAACTATGGCGGCATTGGGGTGGTGATTGGCCACGAGATCACCCATGGCTTCGACGACAAGGGACGCCAATTCGACAAGGACGGAAACATGATGCAATGGTGGAACAACGCCACCGTGAAAGCGTTTAGAGAACGCGCCCAGTGCATCGTCGATCAATACTCCAGATACAAATTACAGGAAGTCGATCTGTACATCAATGGTAGGATGACTCAGGGAGAGAATATCGCTGACAACGGAGGACTCAAGCAATCATTTCGT GCGTACAAGAAGTGGGTGTCTGCGCACGGAGAGGAACCCTTGCTTCCTGGCGTCGCTCTTACCCACGATCAGCTGTTCTTCTTGAACTACGCTCAGATTTGGTGCGGTTCGATGAGACCAGAGGATGCACTGACAAAAATACGAAGCAGCGTTCACTCGCCGGGTCCCATTCGGGTCTTGGGCCCTCTGTCCAATAGCGAGGACTTCGCTAGGGCCTATGGCTGTCCACCTGGCTCGCCAATGAACCCGACGCAGAAGTGCAACGTTTG GTAA
- the LOC143427308 gene encoding neprilysin-1 isoform X3, whose protein sequence is MKAETSNGYLRASVISEQNEISPVSGQEAPATSPLQVTYGPCGNTTTTVLQHSGSSRSQQLLRALAVVFLATCFFIPLLLALTTSRQCVQERRPNVCMTEECIRTAASLLSAMDRTAEPCVNFFQFACGTWNRRHVIPDDRSSISTFGVLADQLQVILKRILEEPPNHEDNNATLKAKMFYKSCMDIPRIREIGDLPLKKTLELLGGWPAVVGASWRAPPYPVEVLLGRLRGEYNEGVFLEQWVGPDDKNSSANILQLDQMQLALPSRDYYLKKSSEAQLKAYHRYMTNVAVLLGANPETAASEFDRVINLEKQLANSSIPEADRHDTSAIYRKLTLGELQREIPQLKWRAYLQEFIRAPITEEEPIVAYAMPYFVRMGSIVQRTDRRTLHNYILWRLVMSIMPHMIDEYQQKRVEFRKILLGILSERNRWSQCVEWTNKKLGMAVGALFIRDNFNHESKETALEMIHTIREAFNELLAENHWMDNETRAVAKSKADSMNERIGYPEFLKDPVELSKEYVMLNITENHFLENVLAVLKYDAYQNLEKLRKPVDKDKWSTEPAVVNAFYNPNKNDIVFPAGILQPLFYSQHFPKSLNYGGIGVVIGHEITHGFDDKGRQFDKDGNMMQWWNNATVKAFRERAQCIVDQYSRYKLQEVDLYINGRMTQGENIADNGGLKQSFRAYKKWVSAHGEEPLLPGVALTHDQLFFLNYAQIWCGSMRPEDALTKIRSSVHSPGPIRVLGPLSNSEDFARAYGCPPGSPMNPTQKCNVW, encoded by the exons ATGAAGGCTGAAACCAGCAACGGATACCTGAGGGCGAGCGTGATCAGCGagcagaacgagatatcgcctgTGTCCGGCCAGGAGGCTCCCGCGACCAGTCCTCTTCAG GTGACATATGGTCCCTGCGGAAACACTACGACCACGGTTCTCCAGCATTCCGGAAGCAGCAGGAGCCAGCAATTGCTTCGCGCCCTGGCCGTCGTATTCCTGGCCACTTGTTTCTTCATCCCGCTGCTGCTGGCGTTGACCACGAGCCGCCAATGCGTGCAGGAGAGGA GACCAAACGTTTGCATGACGGAGGAATGCATCAGGACAG CCGCCAGTCTGCTGTCCGCGATGGATCGGACGGCAGAACCGTGCGTGAACTTCTTCCAGTTCGCGTGCGGCACGTGGAATCGTCGCCACGTGATCCCGGACGATCGAAGCTCGATCAGCACGTTCGGGGTGCTCGCAGATCAGCTGCAAGTGATTCTGAAGCGTATCCTCGAGGAGCCGCCCAATCACGAGGACAACAACGCCACTTTGAAGGCGAAGATGTTCTACAAATCGTGCATGGACATCC CTCGTATAAGGGAGATAGGAGACCTTCCACTGAAGAAGACTCTGGAGCTGCTGGGCGGCTGGCCAGCGGTGGTTGGAGCCTCCTGGAGGGCGCCCCCGTATCCTGTCGAGGTTCTGCTTGGCCGACTACGCGGCGAGTACAACGAGGGTGTGTTTCTGGAGCAGTGGGTCGGACCAGATGACAAGAACTCCTCAGCCAACATCCTCCAG CTGGACCAAATGCAGCTGGCGTTGCCCAGTAGAGACTATTACTTAAAGAAGAGCAGCGAGGCTCAACTGAAGGCGTATCATCGTTACATGACGAACGTTGCCGTGCTGTTGGGTGCTAATCCTGAGACCGCTGCGAGCGAGTTCGATCGTGTGATCAATCTGGAGAAACAGTTGGCTAAT TCGTCGATACCGGAGGCTGACAGGCACGATACATCCGCCATTTACCGGAAACTGACGCTGGGCGAACTGCAGCGTGAAATCCCGCAACTAAAATGGCGGGCGTACCTCCAAGAATTCATCAGAGCTCCCATCACGGAGGAGGAGCCGATCGTTGCGTATGCCATGCCGTATTTCGTCAGAATGGGCAGCATCGTTCAAAGAACTGATCGAAG AACTCTCCACAATTACATTCTCTGGCGATTGGTGATGTCGATAATGCCTCATATGATCGACGAGTACCAGCAGAAGAGGGTCGAGTTCCGTAAGATCTTGTTGGGTATACTAAGCGAGAGGAACAGGTGGTCTCAGTGCGTCGAATGGACGAACAAGAAGCTGGGCATGGCTGTCGGTGCTCTTTTCATTCGCGACAATTTCAATCACGAAAGCAAG GAGACGGCACTCGAGATGATACACACAATACGAGAGGCGTTCAACGAGCTACTAGCTGAGAATCATTGGATGGACAATGAGACCAGAGCTGTGGCGAAAAGCAAAGCTGACTCCATGAACGAGAGAATCGGCTACCCGGAGTTTCTGAAGGACCCTGTAGAGTTGTCCAAGGAATACGTGATG TTGAACATCACGGAGAATCATTTCCTTGAGAACGTGTTGGCCGTGCTGAAGTACGATGCTTATCAGAATTTGGAGAAACTGCGGAAGCCAGTCGACAAGGACAAGTGGTCCACAGAGCCAGCCGTGGTGAACGCCTTCTACAATCCCAATAAAAACGACATTG TCTTTCCAGCAGGAATTCTTCAGCCCCTCTTCTACTCGCAGCATTTTCCAAAATCTTTGAACTATGGCGGCATTGGGGTGGTGATTGGCCACGAGATCACCCATGGCTTCGACGACAAGGGACGCCAATTCGACAAGGACGGAAACATGATGCAATGGTGGAACAACGCCACCGTGAAAGCGTTTAGAGAACGCGCCCAGTGCATCGTCGATCAATACTCCAGATACAAATTACAGGAAGTCGATCTGTACATCAATGGTAGGATGACTCAGGGAGAGAATATCGCTGACAACGGAGGACTCAAGCAATCATTTCGT GCGTACAAGAAGTGGGTGTCTGCGCACGGAGAGGAACCCTTGCTTCCTGGCGTCGCTCTTACCCACGATCAGCTGTTCTTCTTGAACTACGCTCAGATTTGGTGCGGTTCGATGAGACCAGAGGATGCACTGACAAAAATACGAAGCAGCGTTCACTCGCCGGGTCCCATTCGGGTCTTGGGCCCTCTGTCCAATAGCGAGGACTTCGCTAGGGCCTATGGCTGTCCACCTGGCTCGCCAATGAACCCGACGCAGAAGTGCAACGTTTGGTAG